The genomic interval TGGTACAAGGGCTGCCCACAGGCTATAAAACGGTATTTAACCTGTATGCCATTGAAGGCTATTCGCACAAAGAAATTGCCGATATGCTGGGCATCAGTGAGAATACCTCTAAATCGCAGTTGAGCCGGGCAAGGGCATTATTGCAACAACAACTGGCTGACTTAGAAAAAAAAACGGTAAAAACAGAAGCAAGCTATGAAACAAAACCTGCTGCTTTTGCGCAAAGAATATAAAAATCATTAACAATAATTAAGTAACGGCGTACCTGTTTACTAAAAAAGATAAAGCATGAAATCATCCAATAACATAGATAAACTTTTTGCTGACAAACTCTCCAGCCTGGAAAGCACCCCTTCTGCTGATGCCTGGATGAACCTGCAAAAAGGATTGCAGCAAAAAAATAAAAAAAAACCCATTTGGCTCCCGTATTCGGTAGCGGCTGCCATGCTTTTGCTTATCCTGAGCGGCGTTCTGCTGCGTAAGCAGTTTACGGATGAAGGAAGTATTGCTATAGATAAACCTCCGGTGGAAGAACAAGTAAGCCCACAGGAGAAGCAAACGATTCCTGCCCAGCCGAATACAGAAAAAAATAACCAAATCGCTCAGCAGCAACAAAATAATCCTGCTGAAAATATTAGTCAGCCCGATAAAACTGAGCTTAAGTCTGGTATTCAGGTTACGCCAGAACCCAAACCAAAGAAAGAAAAACAATCTAAAACCGCTATTAAACCTGCTCCTGGCAAACAACCAGTAGAATTACGCCAGGCACCAGCAATTCAGGAAACAGTAGCGATACAGGAAACCATCCCTATGCCGGAAACAACTCTGGCGCTGGCTAATCCGGAGGCCAGTACCATTGTAGTAACTGTTCAGCTGGATGAGCCTCAGGTTGCAGAAGAATCAGCAGAAATGGACGAGCCCGATTCGCCTGCCAAACAAGGCAAAGCTGCCAGGTTATTGGATAAGCTGAGGAAACTCAAAAAAGGTGAGTTTGATGAATTAGGCCTCAATAAGCAGAATTTAGTAGCCCTGGTAAAAGTAAACAGTGGCCGTTCTCACCAGGATAAGAGCCGGGAATAATACCCGTTATTAGTCAATAGTCAATTGTATTGGAAGTATTTAATAATCATAAAAAGATAAAGCTGCGCAGCGCTGTCAAACCAATTTTAGTGTCAGTCATCCATTTTAATTTATCCTTTGCACCCATGAAAAAATTATATATCCTTATCGCCCTGTTTGTGGGCATAAGCAGTACAGGTTTTTGCTTCACCGATCCTGTGATTGCTTCCGAAAAAGATTCTATTATTGTATTGTTTGGCAAAAAAACCCGGATTGTGGTTCATTCCGAAGACAGACAGGAGCTACAAAAGCTGAAAAATTTTGATTTCAATGCCTTATTTGACCAAGTGCTTGCCGTCTCAGAAAAGTCACAAAGCAATACGGCCTCCAAGGATACCAGTTTTGTAATGAATGGCGACAGTGTAATAGTACGGGGAAGTGATGTACTGGTGAAAGATAATGATAAATCTATCTCATTTACTATCCGGATCGGAAAAGATAAGGACGAAGATACAGAAGAGGATGAACTGGAATTGAGTGAAAATGATTCCACCATTGTGACCATCCGGTCAAAACGGTCTTCGTCTGATTCCAATTACAGAAGGTTCAGAGAACGCCGGGAAAACCGGGAACGCCATCATAAAAGAACGGAAGGTGAATTCAGACTAGATCTGGGTTTAAATAATTACCTGGAAAATGGCCAGATTCCAGATCAGTCGAACCAGCCCTATGAATTACGGCCTTTAGGTTCGAGGTATGGCGCTTTAAGCTATATTTATAAAACCAGAATTGGGAATCAGAAAAGCCCATTCTATCTGACTCATGGGATTGAGTTTTCAGCCAATAACTTTATGTTCGATGGAAACTCACGTATCCGCAAGGGAGTTGATGGAGTAACGTTCGAAGATACTGGTATCGACCTGCGAAGAAACAAACTGACAGTATGGTATCTGAGTATTCCGGTAATGCCTATGCTTGATTTCAAACGTGCCCGGTTAGGTTCTTTTAGGTTTGGTTTTGGTGGATATGTGGGATACCGCATCCACAGTTACTCTAAAATCATGTACTTTGACGGCGGAGACCGGGAAAAAGATCATGAAAAAAGCAATTTTTACCTGAATAACATACGCTATGGCCTGCAAACCCAGATTAGTCTCTTCGGAGTTAATTTCTTTGCAAAGTATGATTTAAATCCGCTGTTTTCAACTGGTAAAGGCCCCAGCCCTTCAGTAGGCCCTAGCCATGAATTGCACGCACTCAGCTTTGGGATCAGATTGTAAAAATATATTAAGCAGTAAAACCTAAGTATTAAAATCATAAAACATTCGGAACCATTCTATTATAGCATATAGCACTCTTATCAAACAGTGGTATTCACAAGAATGCCGCTGTTTTTTTATGCCGGTTCTTCTTTCCCAACCTGATCTAAGGACTTACGTTTATTCTCCCGGATTTGCTTAAAGGCACTGGGTGTATATCCAGTTACTTTCCTGAACTGGCTGGAAAGGTGTTGTACGCTGCTATATCCCATTTGCCAGGCAATTTCACTCAAGGTAAGTTCATTGTAAATAAGCAGTTCTTTCACGCGTTCAATTTTCTGCAGAATAATATATCTTTCAATCGTTACATTTTCCATGGATGAAAACAAAGCACTCAGGTAATGATAGTCCATGTGCAAGGCTTCCGAGAGATAATCGGAATAGTTGGTATGAAGCTGAGCACCGGATTGGTTGTGATGAATATGCGCTACCACCGGATTTTTAATCTTTTCAATAATAGCTGCTTTTCTATCATCAATAATCTCAAATCCGTGTGCAGATAACCTGTCTTGTATATTATTCATCTGGGCCTGGGAGATTTCTCCTTCTATAACCGCTTCTCCCAATACAACCTGTTTTACCTGCAAACCGGCTTTTTCCACTTCCTCCTGCACCACCCTTATGCAGCGGTCACATACCATATTTTTTATAAACAGACTATTTGTTTTCATGCTATACTTCCCTTGTGCT from Rhodocytophaga rosea carries:
- a CDS encoding porin family protein, whose protein sequence is MKKLYILIALFVGISSTGFCFTDPVIASEKDSIIVLFGKKTRIVVHSEDRQELQKLKNFDFNALFDQVLAVSEKSQSNTASKDTSFVMNGDSVIVRGSDVLVKDNDKSISFTIRIGKDKDEDTEEDELELSENDSTIVTIRSKRSSSDSNYRRFRERRENRERHHKRTEGEFRLDLGLNNYLENGQIPDQSNQPYELRPLGSRYGALSYIYKTRIGNQKSPFYLTHGIEFSANNFMFDGNSRIRKGVDGVTFEDTGIDLRRNKLTVWYLSIPVMPMLDFKRARLGSFRFGFGGYVGYRIHSYSKIMYFDGGDREKDHEKSNFYLNNIRYGLQTQISLFGVNFFAKYDLNPLFSTGKGPSPSVGPSHELHALSFGIRL
- a CDS encoding helix-turn-helix domain-containing protein, with protein sequence MKTNSLFIKNMVCDRCIRVVQEEVEKAGLQVKQVVLGEAVIEGEISQAQMNNIQDRLSAHGFEIIDDRKAAIIEKIKNPVVAHIHHNQSGAQLHTNYSDYLSEALHMDYHYLSALFSSMENVTIERYIILQKIERVKELLIYNELTLSEIAWQMGYSSVQHLSSQFRKVTGYTPSAFKQIRENKRKSLDQVGKEEPA